A stretch of the Archangium violaceum genome encodes the following:
- a CDS encoding trans-sulfuration enzyme family protein codes for MADHIQDKHHLRTAAVHGGEPRKAIEGSISMPLFPSSTYVLGNPAEFDDIRYVRLNNTPNQQAVSEKLALLEGTEAAVVTPSGTAAVSMALLAHLEKGEHVLAQDHLYGGSRKLLDSLRERYGVEVTYVPAEEPEAWARALRPTTRVFYLETLTNPLLEVAPLDEAVAFARRHGLVSMIDNTFATPVNFRPVELGFDVVVHSASKYLNGHSDVVAGVVAASAERVKRVRKLMNLLGVCLDPHACFLLQRGLKTLPLRVPVQNENALALALAFKRHPGVREVRYPGLPEDPSHARARRWFKGYGATVCFAPVGGVERAERMLKRLRIPREAPSLGGLETLVCRPATTTHAGIPDDVRRGLGVADELIRVSLGVEDVEDIIQDFSRALGD; via the coding sequence ATGGCGGACCACATCCAGGACAAACATCATTTGCGCACGGCCGCGGTACACGGAGGCGAGCCCCGGAAGGCCATCGAGGGCTCCATCTCCATGCCGCTCTTCCCCAGCTCCACCTACGTGCTGGGCAACCCCGCGGAGTTCGACGACATCCGCTACGTGCGGCTCAACAACACGCCCAACCAGCAGGCCGTCTCCGAGAAGCTCGCCCTGCTGGAGGGCACCGAGGCCGCCGTCGTCACCCCCTCGGGCACCGCCGCCGTCTCCATGGCCCTGCTCGCCCATCTGGAGAAGGGGGAGCACGTGCTCGCGCAGGACCACCTCTATGGGGGCTCGCGCAAGCTGCTGGACTCGCTGCGCGAGCGCTATGGCGTGGAGGTCACCTACGTCCCCGCCGAGGAGCCGGAGGCGTGGGCCCGGGCGCTGCGGCCCACCACCCGCGTCTTCTACCTGGAGACGCTCACCAACCCGCTGCTGGAGGTGGCGCCGCTGGACGAGGCGGTGGCCTTCGCGCGGCGGCACGGCCTGGTGTCGATGATCGACAACACCTTCGCCACCCCGGTGAACTTCCGGCCGGTGGAGCTGGGCTTCGACGTGGTCGTCCACAGCGCCTCGAAGTACCTCAACGGCCACTCGGACGTGGTCGCCGGAGTGGTGGCCGCGAGCGCCGAGCGGGTGAAGCGCGTGCGCAAGCTGATGAACCTGCTGGGCGTGTGCCTGGACCCGCACGCCTGCTTCCTGCTGCAGCGCGGCCTGAAGACGCTACCGCTGCGGGTGCCGGTGCAGAACGAGAACGCGCTGGCACTGGCATTGGCCTTCAAGAGGCATCCGGGCGTGCGCGAGGTGCGCTACCCGGGGCTGCCGGAGGATCCGTCCCACGCGCGCGCCCGGCGCTGGTTCAAGGGCTATGGGGCCACGGTGTGCTTCGCGCCCGTGGGCGGAGTGGAGCGGGCGGAGCGGATGCTGAAGCGGCTGCGGATTCCCCGGGAGGCACCCAGCCTGGGAGGACTGGAGACGCTGGTGTGCCGCCCAGCCACCACCACCCACGCGGGGATTCCGGATGACGTGCGCCGGGGCCTGGGCGTGGCGGACGAGCTCATCCGCGTCTCGTTGGGCGTGGAGGACGTGGAGGACATCATCCAGGACTTCTCGCGGGCGCTGGGGGACTGA
- a CDS encoding carbohydrate-binding domain-containing protein, with product MGRSLTVTAAIEAESMTLSPTDAGGVASAGTASGGKELVLSRNGSAIRSLSLPGQVGSLRISARGDTCEGAPRMTVLLNGAQVLQTSVTSTSWTSYVARLPSPVSGSATIDIRFDNDLYVSTSCDRNLRLDRVEFLAPAPAVECAATGATSTTVRQAVGATPNDASDDFTAIQNAIDAASNAGGGIVKLPAGTFITNGHIIVRSNVKLAGVGPETIIKAGPGFLTRTGPWGGYPVITTSGATNVTIADLTVDQSGDVLDGNRPGRLNEYLVDVRKSRNARVEGVSTRNPFTYSIAVAGSSNFCVRNNNTLSATNDRYDQLDGIHILDSNTGHVLDNIVDQRVGTDGDDGLVAHTMGAPVYDVIYARNKVRGGRHGAGMQLALGNHDIYNIRIENNEFWGSPSGIHSRTWGGGTGVIHDITVGGSSTTGNTFRDNSGNAVSFPSALKNITVTHNVACRSGGFLVASAPGNVVRDNSTTCP from the coding sequence TTGGGTCGTTCGCTCACCGTGACGGCAGCCATCGAGGCGGAGTCGATGACGCTCTCACCGACCGATGCCGGGGGGGTTGCGTCCGCGGGGACGGCGAGCGGAGGCAAGGAACTGGTACTGAGCCGGAATGGGAGCGCGATACGGTCCCTGTCCCTCCCGGGGCAGGTGGGCTCCCTGCGGATTTCGGCCCGCGGTGACACGTGCGAGGGCGCGCCGCGCATGACCGTGCTGCTCAACGGGGCGCAGGTCCTCCAGACCTCGGTGACGAGCACGAGTTGGACGAGCTACGTCGCACGCCTGCCGAGCCCGGTGAGCGGCAGCGCGACAATCGACATCCGCTTCGACAACGATCTCTACGTGAGCACGAGCTGCGACCGCAATCTCCGCCTCGACCGCGTGGAGTTCCTCGCCCCTGCGCCTGCCGTGGAGTGTGCGGCCACGGGGGCGACTTCCACGACCGTGCGCCAGGCCGTGGGGGCCACTCCGAACGATGCCTCGGATGACTTCACCGCCATCCAGAATGCAATCGACGCCGCGAGCAACGCGGGCGGAGGCATCGTCAAGCTGCCAGCCGGCACTTTCATCACCAACGGGCACATCATCGTTCGCAGCAACGTGAAGCTCGCGGGGGTCGGACCCGAGACCATCATCAAGGCAGGACCTGGCTTCCTCACCCGCACGGGTCCCTGGGGCGGCTATCCCGTCATCACCACGTCGGGTGCGACCAATGTCACCATCGCGGACCTCACCGTGGACCAGAGCGGAGACGTGCTCGACGGCAATCGCCCGGGGCGCCTCAACGAGTACCTCGTCGACGTGCGTAAATCGCGCAATGCGCGAGTGGAGGGTGTCTCCACCCGAAACCCTTTCACCTACTCCATCGCGGTGGCCGGAAGCTCGAACTTCTGCGTCCGTAACAACAACACGTTGTCGGCCACCAATGACCGCTACGATCAACTGGATGGCATCCACATCCTGGACTCGAACACGGGGCACGTGCTGGACAACATCGTCGATCAGCGCGTCGGCACGGACGGGGATGACGGGCTCGTGGCGCACACCATGGGCGCCCCCGTCTACGACGTCATCTACGCCCGGAACAAGGTCCGAGGTGGAAGGCACGGGGCCGGCATGCAGCTCGCCCTCGGCAACCACGACATCTACAACATCCGAATCGAGAACAACGAGTTCTGGGGCTCGCCCAGCGGCATTCACAGCCGCACGTGGGGAGGGGGCACAGGCGTCATCCACGACATCACCGTGGGTGGCTCCTCCACCACCGGCAACACCTTCCGGGACAACTCGGGCAACGCCGTGAGCTTCCCGAGTGCCCTGAAGAACATCACGGTGACCCACAACGTCGCCTGCCGCAGCGGTGGCTTCCTCGTGGCTTCCGCGCCCGGCAATGTCGTGCGCGACAACAGCACGACCTGCCCGTGA
- a CDS encoding YybH family protein has translation MRTDNIKGGLRLLALALALTALIPNKTAAQVGGSSSCPASGPAGVGALHREWILVGWEKQVGDGPFIFREKLGKYYDFSAHDVVLYDDFDPRKRVAHSAEEYGTFWEPTFSALRSVHHRVVNGPEVASGSGDLAASTLEFEARIEAADRKVTRIRTRSSLVWRCTGAGWKIIREHNSSVVIPSDPRDGFLDSHGAKTR, from the coding sequence ATGAGGACTGACAATATCAAGGGCGGACTCCGCCTCCTGGCCCTGGCCCTGGCTCTGACCGCGCTGATTCCGAACAAGACAGCCGCGCAGGTTGGCGGCTCGTCCAGTTGCCCGGCGAGCGGTCCTGCCGGCGTGGGGGCGCTTCATCGTGAGTGGATTCTCGTCGGCTGGGAGAAGCAGGTCGGCGACGGGCCGTTCATCTTCCGTGAGAAGCTCGGAAAGTATTATGACTTCTCGGCCCACGACGTCGTTCTCTACGACGACTTCGACCCTCGGAAGCGCGTGGCGCACAGCGCTGAAGAGTATGGAACGTTCTGGGAGCCGACCTTCTCCGCGCTGCGCAGCGTGCACCATCGCGTCGTCAACGGCCCGGAAGTAGCGTCCGGCTCCGGCGACCTGGCTGCCTCCACACTCGAGTTCGAGGCGCGCATCGAGGCCGCCGACCGCAAGGTCACCCGCATCCGTACCCGGTCGTCCCTTGTGTGGCGTTGTACCGGTGCCGGTTGGAAGATCATCCGAGAGCATAACTCGTCAGTCGTGATCCCCTCCGACCCTCGTGATGGGTTCCTGGATTCACACGGAGCGAAGACGAGGTGA
- a CDS encoding alkaline phosphatase PhoX, with translation MRLNRRHFLHLSAVGSGALVLGPGFWKKAYAAPAQPGPSPYGAISGSPDAQGVRLPAGFASRIIARTGEVVPGTSYTWHGSPDGGACFATGDGGWVYTSNSELPLGGGASAVRFDGGGNVVSAYRILGNTVSNCAGGPTPWNTWLSCEEWDGGHVWECDPLNPSQGVERKELGTFAHEAVAVDPVGRRLYLTEDRSNGRFYRFTPSNWPSLESGTLEAARISGDALAGTATLSWHKVSASVPAWLQLAALWTSAFDGGEGCWYDSGVVYFTTKGDNRVWAHTPATGRLEIIYDDGLHPDSPLTGVDNVTVSRSGDLYVAEDGGDLQICIITPDRVVAPFLQLEGHAGSEITGPAFSPDGHRLYFSSQRGTNGRGVTFEVTGPFR, from the coding sequence ATGCGTTTGAATCGTCGTCACTTCCTTCACCTCTCCGCGGTGGGCAGCGGTGCACTGGTGCTGGGCCCCGGCTTCTGGAAGAAGGCCTACGCGGCGCCCGCCCAGCCCGGGCCGAGCCCCTACGGCGCCATCTCCGGCTCGCCGGATGCCCAGGGCGTGCGGCTTCCGGCGGGCTTCGCCTCGCGCATCATCGCGCGCACGGGCGAGGTGGTTCCGGGCACGAGCTACACCTGGCACGGCAGCCCGGACGGCGGCGCCTGCTTCGCCACGGGTGACGGCGGCTGGGTCTACACGTCCAACAGCGAGCTGCCCCTGGGCGGCGGCGCGTCCGCGGTGCGGTTCGACGGTGGTGGCAACGTGGTGTCCGCGTACCGCATTCTCGGCAACACCGTGAGCAACTGCGCCGGTGGGCCCACGCCGTGGAACACGTGGCTGTCCTGCGAGGAGTGGGACGGCGGTCACGTCTGGGAGTGCGATCCGCTCAACCCCTCTCAGGGAGTGGAGCGCAAGGAGCTGGGCACCTTCGCGCACGAGGCCGTGGCGGTGGACCCCGTGGGCAGGCGGCTGTACCTGACGGAGGACCGCTCCAACGGGCGCTTCTACCGCTTCACGCCGTCCAACTGGCCGTCGCTGGAGTCCGGCACCCTGGAAGCGGCGCGCATCTCCGGTGACGCGCTGGCGGGCACCGCCACCCTGAGCTGGCACAAGGTGTCCGCGTCGGTGCCCGCGTGGCTGCAGCTCGCGGCGCTGTGGACCTCGGCCTTCGACGGTGGCGAGGGCTGCTGGTACGACAGCGGCGTCGTCTACTTCACCACCAAGGGCGACAACCGCGTGTGGGCCCACACGCCGGCCACCGGGCGGCTGGAAATCATCTACGACGACGGCCTCCACCCGGACTCGCCGCTCACTGGCGTGGACAACGTCACGGTGTCGCGCTCGGGCGACCTCTACGTGGCCGAGGACGGCGGCGACCTTCAAATCTGCATCATCACCCCGGACCGGGTGGTGGCCCCCTTCCTCCAGCTCGAGGGCCACGCCGGCTCGGAAATCACCGGCCCCGCGTTCAGCCCGGATGGACACCGGCTCTACTTCAGCTCGCAGCGCGGCACGAATGGCCGCGGCGTCACCTTCGAGGTGACGGGGCCGTTCCGCTGA
- a CDS encoding PKD domain-containing protein, with translation MKRYLAAWVVLALTASSHAAGLATGKHVELDSVKLVESTGTTASCDDDGVLDTGETARVRVTLLNSGTERLERTSMKLSSSDPSLSFPDGQEVFFPASEPLQTTSAELRVKLSDPATQRDLALNIDYRDEGQTTPEYKRHTVVYRVNMDALPETSTRETVEVPRSPWTVEAIPESLPRQWTRVLDPASGNGFFRGPDNTETGDLVLVSPPLQVSGTATFRVIFQQRYAFEVNPSGVPYDGGIIELSADDGLTWVDIGASVSPTYNTTLHTEGSNPLRGRRAYGGRSAGYPAFTKATLNLGTTYAGKTVRLRFRIGTDESTGDTGWDLDDLQLEGVVNTPFSTVVDHRGRCINRTPVADSGPDQTVNERSQVTLSGNGTDPEGATLTYEWTQTEGPAVTLSDAQVSNPTFRAPEVTLDTDLLFELRVRDEVNTSEPSVVTVRVLDVSAGNRAPTVQAEPVLNVNERDKVTLVATGTDADGDSLSYEWTQVGEPAVALEGARTAQATFTAPGVTETLELTFQVVASDGVDRSAPFTVTVRVNDLNHAPVAQVEQVSAVDEGTNVTLEGSATDVDEDTLVYTWTQEGGPTVTLSDSASATPSFTAPLVDSDTELTFQLVVGDGKLESEPVRVTVLVRNVPNKPPVAQAGRDQKVSEGSGVTLNGSGSKDPEDAALTYTWTQVDGPAVTLLPGGPMAMFNAPEVDGETALTFQLQVTDIQGESSTDTVTVRVTDKVPPPDTGGCGCAAGQDGGVPTTALLLLAALGFALRRPRSRPLHPQRSRLSG, from the coding sequence TTGAAGCGATACCTCGCCGCATGGGTGGTCCTCGCCCTGACCGCCTCTTCACACGCCGCCGGCCTCGCCACCGGCAAGCACGTGGAGCTCGACAGCGTGAAGCTGGTCGAGTCCACGGGGACGACCGCATCCTGTGATGATGACGGAGTGCTCGACACGGGCGAGACCGCGCGCGTGCGGGTCACCCTGCTCAACAGCGGCACCGAGCGGCTTGAGCGGACGAGCATGAAGCTCTCCAGCTCGGACCCGAGCCTTTCCTTCCCCGACGGACAGGAAGTGTTCTTTCCCGCCTCGGAGCCGCTCCAGACCACCAGCGCGGAGCTGAGGGTGAAGCTCTCGGACCCCGCCACGCAGCGCGACCTCGCCCTGAACATCGACTACCGGGACGAGGGGCAGACGACTCCCGAATACAAGAGGCACACAGTGGTGTACCGGGTGAACATGGATGCCCTCCCGGAGACGAGCACCCGGGAGACGGTGGAGGTGCCCCGTTCCCCATGGACCGTCGAGGCCATCCCGGAGAGCCTCCCGCGGCAGTGGACGCGTGTGCTCGACCCGGCGAGCGGGAACGGGTTCTTCCGCGGACCGGACAACACGGAGACCGGGGACCTCGTGCTCGTCTCGCCGCCCCTCCAGGTATCGGGGACGGCGACGTTCCGCGTCATCTTCCAGCAGCGCTACGCCTTCGAGGTGAACCCCTCGGGCGTCCCCTACGACGGCGGCATCATCGAGCTGAGCGCGGATGATGGGCTGACCTGGGTGGACATCGGCGCCTCCGTGAGCCCCACCTACAACACGACCCTCCATACGGAAGGGTCGAACCCGCTCCGGGGAAGGCGGGCCTATGGAGGCCGGAGTGCCGGGTACCCCGCGTTCACCAAGGCCACCCTCAACCTGGGCACCACCTACGCGGGGAAGACGGTGCGCCTGCGCTTCCGCATCGGCACCGACGAGAGCACGGGCGACACGGGCTGGGACCTGGATGACCTCCAGCTCGAGGGCGTGGTGAACACGCCTTTCTCGACGGTGGTGGACCACCGGGGCAGGTGCATCAACCGGACGCCGGTGGCGGACTCGGGTCCGGACCAGACCGTCAACGAGCGGAGCCAGGTGACACTCTCCGGCAACGGAACGGATCCCGAGGGTGCCACGCTCACCTACGAGTGGACGCAAACCGAGGGCCCGGCCGTGACGCTCAGCGACGCCCAGGTGAGCAACCCCACCTTCCGCGCGCCCGAGGTGACGCTGGACACGGACCTCCTGTTCGAGCTGCGGGTGCGCGATGAGGTGAACACGAGCGAGCCGTCGGTGGTGACGGTGCGGGTGCTCGACGTCTCCGCTGGCAACCGGGCCCCCACGGTGCAAGCCGAGCCGGTGCTGAACGTCAATGAGCGCGACAAGGTGACCCTGGTGGCCACGGGCACGGACGCCGACGGGGATTCCCTCAGCTACGAGTGGACGCAGGTGGGCGAGCCCGCCGTCGCCCTGGAGGGAGCCAGGACGGCCCAGGCCACCTTCACCGCGCCCGGGGTGACGGAGACGCTCGAGCTCACCTTCCAGGTGGTCGCCAGCGACGGAGTGGACCGGAGCGCCCCGTTCACCGTCACGGTGCGGGTGAATGATCTCAACCACGCCCCGGTGGCCCAGGTGGAGCAGGTGTCCGCGGTGGACGAGGGGACGAACGTGACGCTCGAGGGGAGTGCCACGGATGTGGACGAGGACACGCTCGTCTACACGTGGACGCAGGAGGGCGGCCCCACGGTGACCCTGAGCGACAGCGCTTCGGCCACGCCCTCCTTCACCGCGCCCCTGGTGGACTCCGATACGGAGCTGACCTTCCAGCTCGTCGTGGGGGATGGGAAGCTGGAGAGCGAACCGGTGAGGGTGACGGTGCTCGTCCGGAACGTTCCCAACAAGCCACCGGTGGCTCAGGCGGGGAGAGACCAGAAGGTCAGCGAGGGCAGTGGGGTGACGCTCAACGGCTCGGGCTCGAAGGATCCCGAGGACGCGGCGCTGACCTACACCTGGACCCAGGTGGACGGCCCCGCCGTGACGCTCCTGCCGGGGGGTCCGATGGCCATGTTCAACGCGCCCGAAGTGGACGGGGAGACGGCGCTCACCTTCCAGCTCCAGGTGACGGACATCCAGGGCGAGAGCAGCACGGATACCGTCACCGTCCGCGTGACCGACAAGGTGCCGCCTCCGGACACCGGCGGTTGTGGCTGCGCGGCGGGCCAGGATGGCGGTGTACCCACGACAGCCCTCCTGCTGCTCGCGGCGCTCGGCTTCGCGCTGCGTCGTCCGCGCTCACGCCCGCTCCATCCTCAGCGCAGCAGGCTCTCCGGGTAG
- a CDS encoding DUF2931 family protein, producing the protein MFEWLPTESAPERFPVRLIRGDLFFADGRSIYVPDGRDVANGWGLRGSTHIVDEATKPVPVRLEVAWFSYTEDRFYQGAFELPAEAMTARFMAGVTDPLTGRPLGFERIIVGMAPEGLVSVWMSAGAEVVEMAAFVAPQGSLPWKKVLDNPEVSRADFIRQVLKAKLGADGLARFDREGVPKGLYQGYRVQYLWRPQITGDGTPTGLWIRSFNGENAFIGPAGPAIARDTRPVPAEVQLDWTAPGGTELSAKISFDEAEIFAAFAKLSRGDASHQLALDIEVSGTAASVSLRDAKYILPLQKARIELFRKR; encoded by the coding sequence ATGTTCGAATGGCTTCCCACCGAATCCGCGCCGGAGCGGTTTCCCGTGCGGCTGATCCGGGGAGACCTGTTCTTCGCCGACGGCAGGTCGATCTACGTCCCGGATGGTCGCGACGTGGCGAACGGATGGGGCCTGCGCGGGTCCACCCATATCGTGGATGAGGCGACGAAGCCGGTGCCCGTCCGGCTGGAGGTCGCATGGTTCTCCTACACCGAGGACCGTTTCTACCAGGGAGCCTTCGAGCTGCCCGCCGAGGCGATGACCGCGCGCTTCATGGCGGGTGTGACGGATCCGCTCACCGGCCGGCCGCTGGGGTTCGAGCGGATCATCGTCGGCATGGCGCCGGAGGGGCTCGTCTCGGTCTGGATGTCGGCGGGGGCGGAGGTGGTCGAGATGGCGGCCTTCGTCGCGCCCCAGGGCTCGCTGCCCTGGAAGAAGGTTCTCGACAACCCCGAGGTGTCCCGCGCTGACTTCATCCGGCAGGTGCTGAAGGCGAAGCTTGGCGCCGACGGACTGGCGCGGTTCGATCGCGAAGGTGTGCCCAAGGGGCTCTATCAGGGCTACCGGGTGCAGTACCTCTGGAGGCCGCAGATAACGGGCGATGGGACGCCGACAGGGCTCTGGATCCGGTCGTTCAACGGCGAGAATGCCTTCATCGGACCGGCGGGGCCGGCGATCGCGCGCGACACCCGTCCGGTGCCGGCCGAGGTGCAGCTCGACTGGACCGCCCCAGGTGGCACGGAGCTGTCCGCGAAGATTTCCTTCGACGAGGCGGAGATCTTCGCCGCCTTCGCCAAGCTCTCGCGCGGCGATGCCTCGCACCAGCTCGCGTTGGACATCGAGGTCTCGGGGACCGCCGCATCCGTGTCCCTGCGTGACGCCAAGTACATCCTGCCCCTGCAGAAGGCCCGCATCGAGCTGTTCCGAAAGCGTTGA
- a CDS encoding T6SS phospholipase effector Tle1-like catalytic domain-containing protein, whose translation MSNYLSSPVFGEPGPPEGGSAGGPAQGSGGDVSSPVQPCAKGPPEKPPIRIRASLFFDGTGNNRTNVGLGKSAKADASYTAGLSNVAKLESEGLDGAGPAVDWHFTVYTEGIGTTDGGSDSSWDMAIGRGKTGIIAKVERGIAATLSNIRAFSGSFGKIEHLHIDTFGFSRGAAAARHCVWKCMQEAGRTLKNRLEANGFTVGEVVVKFVGLYDTVASSGLKHSDDTAELGLDAISIAEKVVQLAAAEEHRINFRLTNINSAGGKGREIFLPGAHSDIGGGYADTEDEVDWELFDLDVAWLNAAEKAALERERQWLVASGWYRANELASTNFWNEIKATRRNISNTYSRIPLRIMAGFAREKGVPIAATLESRHPIPGALSKANSALQAYVGRGGRSSPDDWFKTDPADDARWHIALRHDYLHFSARYGGIGAHSPQWSDGGPVKGRRERIIQDG comes from the coding sequence ATGTCTAACTACCTGTCGAGTCCGGTCTTCGGCGAGCCGGGTCCACCGGAGGGTGGCTCCGCTGGGGGCCCTGCTCAGGGCAGTGGAGGCGACGTCAGTTCGCCGGTGCAGCCCTGCGCGAAAGGCCCGCCCGAAAAGCCACCGATCCGCATCCGGGCGAGCCTGTTCTTCGACGGAACTGGCAACAACCGCACCAACGTGGGGCTCGGCAAGAGCGCCAAGGCCGATGCCAGCTATACCGCCGGGTTGAGCAACGTCGCGAAGCTCGAATCCGAGGGGCTCGACGGAGCCGGGCCGGCCGTGGACTGGCATTTCACCGTCTATACCGAGGGTATCGGCACGACGGATGGCGGTTCGGACAGCAGCTGGGACATGGCCATTGGCAGAGGGAAGACAGGCATCATCGCCAAGGTCGAGCGCGGCATCGCCGCGACCCTCTCCAACATCCGCGCGTTCTCGGGCTCCTTTGGCAAGATCGAGCATCTCCACATCGACACCTTCGGCTTCAGCCGAGGCGCGGCGGCGGCGCGCCATTGCGTCTGGAAATGCATGCAGGAGGCCGGAAGGACGCTGAAGAACCGGCTGGAGGCCAATGGCTTCACCGTCGGCGAGGTGGTGGTGAAGTTCGTGGGCCTGTATGACACCGTCGCGTCCTCTGGCTTGAAACACTCGGACGACACAGCGGAGCTGGGCCTCGACGCGATTTCGATCGCGGAGAAGGTCGTGCAGCTTGCCGCGGCCGAGGAGCACCGTATCAACTTCCGCCTGACCAACATCAACAGCGCCGGAGGCAAGGGCCGGGAAATCTTCCTGCCGGGAGCGCATTCGGACATCGGCGGCGGCTATGCCGATACCGAGGACGAGGTGGATTGGGAGCTGTTCGATCTGGACGTCGCCTGGCTCAACGCCGCGGAGAAGGCCGCGCTCGAGCGAGAACGCCAGTGGCTGGTCGCGTCGGGTTGGTATCGCGCCAACGAGCTGGCTTCGACCAATTTCTGGAACGAGATCAAGGCGACGCGGCGCAACATCTCGAACACCTATTCCCGCATCCCATTGCGGATCATGGCCGGGTTCGCCCGGGAAAAGGGGGTCCCCATCGCCGCGACACTGGAATCGCGCCACCCGATCCCCGGCGCGCTGTCCAAGGCGAATTCCGCGCTCCAGGCCTATGTCGGTCGCGGGGGCCGTTCCTCTCCTGACGACTGGTTCAAGACCGACCCTGCAGACGACGCCAGGTGGCACATCGCGCTGCGCCATGACTACCTGCATTTCTCGGCCCGCTATGGTGGCATCGGCGCCCACTCCCCGCAGTGGTCGGATGGCGGCCCGGTCAAGGGGCGTCGCGAGAGGATCATCCAGGATGGCTAG
- a CDS encoding DeoR/GlpR family DNA-binding transcription regulator, with translation MLTEERRRRILETLASDQRVVASALAAEFGVSEDTVRRDLRELAEEGLLRRVYGGAVPRTPVAPTYAGRRSESMEAKSAIAATAARFLRAGQVVFFDAGTTARAVATQVPRELALTVVTHSLPVAAVLAEHPTVEVIVLGGRLLKESQAMVGAETVDGYRRIRADLCVLGAASVHPDIGLGAFVHEDAEVKRAMVGAAAEVMVVAAGEKLGTTSPFLIGPLSLVDRLVTDSAAPDAVLQSLTHAGIELVRG, from the coding sequence ATGCTCACCGAGGAGCGGCGCAGGAGGATTCTGGAGACCCTGGCGAGCGACCAGCGGGTCGTGGCGAGCGCCCTGGCGGCCGAGTTCGGCGTGTCGGAGGACACGGTGCGCCGCGACCTGCGGGAGCTCGCCGAGGAGGGGCTGCTGCGGCGTGTCTATGGGGGCGCGGTTCCCCGGACGCCCGTGGCGCCCACCTACGCGGGACGGCGGAGCGAGTCGATGGAGGCCAAGAGCGCCATCGCCGCCACCGCGGCGCGCTTCCTGCGAGCCGGGCAGGTGGTGTTCTTCGATGCGGGGACCACGGCCAGGGCGGTTGCGACGCAGGTGCCGAGGGAGCTGGCGCTGACCGTCGTCACCCACAGCCTGCCGGTCGCCGCGGTCCTGGCGGAGCATCCGACGGTGGAGGTCATCGTGCTGGGGGGACGGCTCCTCAAGGAGTCGCAGGCCATGGTGGGCGCCGAGACGGTGGACGGCTACCGGCGGATCCGCGCGGACCTGTGCGTGCTGGGGGCGGCGAGCGTGCACCCGGACATCGGCCTGGGCGCCTTCGTTCACGAGGACGCCGAGGTCAAACGCGCCATGGTGGGGGCGGCCGCGGAGGTCATGGTGGTCGCCGCCGGCGAGAAGCTGGGCACCACCTCGCCCTTCCTGATCGGGCCGCTCTCGCTCGTGGACCGACTGGTGACGGACAGCGCCGCACCGGACGCGGTCCTCCAATCCCTCACGCACGCGGGCATTGAGCTCGTGCGGGGCTGA
- a CDS encoding HAD family hydrolase: MHDSARTGTQKSHIYPFAAVLFDLDGVIIDTTELHYRVWDEFARARGYVPSQAELNATTGRRAEDVLRAWFGEGRTEAQLATLVLERETLFNRMLATAPVSAVPGVQAFLEALRRAGVPRAVGTSATPMNAELALSRLGLLEMFDARVTAEDVVQGKPHPEVYLKAASALGVPPTECLVVEDAVLGVRAARAAGARCLALTTSFPRDVLLREEPQWLAEDFRTLPSPVAL; this comes from the coding sequence ATGCACGATTCGGCAAGAACAGGCACGCAGAAGTCGCACATCTACCCCTTCGCCGCGGTCCTGTTCGACCTGGACGGCGTCATCATCGACACGACCGAGCTGCATTACCGGGTGTGGGATGAGTTCGCGCGCGCACGCGGCTACGTCCCGAGCCAGGCCGAGCTGAACGCCACCACGGGGCGACGGGCCGAGGACGTGCTGCGCGCCTGGTTCGGAGAGGGGCGGACCGAAGCGCAGCTGGCCACCCTGGTGCTCGAGCGAGAGACGCTGTTCAACCGCATGCTCGCGACCGCGCCGGTGTCCGCGGTGCCCGGTGTGCAGGCGTTCCTCGAGGCGCTGCGGCGTGCGGGAGTGCCCCGGGCGGTGGGGACGAGCGCGACGCCCATGAACGCCGAGCTCGCCCTGTCACGCCTGGGCCTGCTGGAGATGTTCGATGCGCGGGTGACGGCGGAGGATGTCGTGCAGGGCAAGCCCCACCCCGAGGTGTACCTGAAAGCGGCCTCGGCGCTGGGGGTGCCGCCCACCGAGTGCCTCGTGGTCGAGGACGCCGTGCTCGGGGTCCGTGCCGCCCGGGCCGCTGGCGCCAGGTGCCTTGCATTGACCACCTCGTTCCCCCGCGACGTCCTGCTCAGGGAAGAGCCGCAGTGGCTCGCGGAGGACTTTCGAACGCTGCCCTCTCCCGTCGCCCTTTGA